The window aaaattttgacacgcccatttccgcccccgcaaattaaacaaaactaattttctcgaaaactaacaaagataaagtcaccaaatttagtatcgatactggcttagtatgagcgcaaaatatatatattttaatatgttgccacgcccactttcgcttccataatttagaaaaaaccgattggctcttgcaattttttgaccatcgcgatcaaatttggcagactaataaatcttatctatttctatcaaactaccaaattttattgaaatcggacaagaaacatgcaaaatatgcgtatgaacgtaagtattttgctacgcgattcataagggcagaattggcatgttaaaacaatttaatagacatacatttggttttcgaaattttaaatattttgttggtgtttagattatataaaataagataacatTAAGACACATTATTAAACATATAAacattataatatagaacaaatggaaatgtatgtcaattaagtatgtaacccgattataaatatcgatggctcatcaatcataagtagatctgatatggtcagcagtaaacaataaaaacctagttaattaagctgtatttgtttcacctggtgtatggtatacccaagtcggcgagacgacttacttacttcctTCTAATCTGGAATTTCAAATACTGGTCTAATCGCGGCGATAAAACCCGAAAATCGTGGCCCTGGTGGAAAGTTTTCCAAGCATGTTTACACAAAAATTCAACACCAGCAAACTGCTTTGAAAACATCGAAATCTGCAGATGCATTTTCTGCTGCTTAAAGTGTTTCTTATCTCTCCTATCAAACCATTCTAAAAGAAACATCTACGGTGTCTTGATAAGAATAATGAAATTCAGTTGGTGGTCACTTTATCATTTTGTTCCCAGCAGTTGGTCCTCATTATGCTCAATTGAGATCGGATAAATTCAGCTTCTGTATGCTGTTCCAGTTTAGTTTGATTTTGTTCGCACCAGTGAGCGGAACTCTAGAAAATGGGTGCAATCTGTGTGACATTGTTTCTACTGGCTGCCCTTGTGGCcttgatatatgtatttctaGTGTGGAATTTCAATTACTGGTCTAATCGTGGCATTAAAACAGCAAAATCATGGCCCCTGGTGGGAAGTTTTCCAAGCATGTTTACACAAAAAAGGATTGCTATTTACGACATTGAGGATATCTATCTGTAAGTCCTTGTAATCTGAAGGTCCTTTCAATTGCTTTAATTTTGGATTTAAATGCTTTAGAAAATACAAGCGCACTGAGAATTTTGTTGGTGTCATTAATACTCGTTTGCCGCAGTTGCTCGTTCTTAGCCCGGAATATGCTCATAAAATATTCGTCTCGAATTTTAGTAGCTTTCACGATAATGAAATTTCCAAGTTTGTGCGtaaatatatcatatatgCTTAGCATTTGTATTATGAAATATTCAATCATTCGAAATTAGGTCAGCCAAAAGGTGGACAAAATTTTGGCAAATAATCCCTTTGCATTAACAGGTAACGCTTGGAAGAAGAAGCGAGCCGAAATAACGCCTGGCTTGACTGCCAAACGTGTAAGATATTATAAAACTACATTAGTTATCATTATTTTCTCTTAACTGATTGAGATCTCTGTTCAGGTGGGTGCCATCTATCCTGTAACTCAAAGCGTGTGTCGCCAGTTTGTTGACTACATCAAGGGGCAACAACTCATGGCTTCATCGGAAGGCCTAAATGCCAAGGATCTTTGTCTCTGTTATACTACCGAAGTCGTTGCGGATTGTGTTCTAGGCATTAGTGCAAAAAGTTTCACTGATAATCCCACGCCACTGGTGGACATGATTAAGCGCGTGTTTGAGCAATCTTTCGGGCTTAAATTCTTTACGATGATTGCCAACATTTGGCCACCAATAAGAAAGTTTTTCACTGTTGGACTTTTTGCCAAGGATGTGGAAGAATTCTTTTTTGATCTGATGCagaaatgtatttatttgcGACGTCAAGATCCAAAGCTACAGGATCGTACTGATTTTCTCAACTACATGCTGCTGCATTTACAGGATAAAAAGGGTTTAAACACTCCGGAGTTGATTTCGCATACCGTGAGTATTCTTACTGATGGCTTTGGGACTACCGCATTGGTACTGGCTCATACATTATTGCTGTTAGCTCGTTATCCCGAGGAACAACGAAAATTAAGAGAGGAACTTGGTAACAGTAACGTGACGTTTGAAAAACTTAGTGAGCTGCCTTTTCTAGATGCCTGTATAAATGGTGGGTTGCCATGGGAAGATGTccataaaaagaaatattaatttttgtttttgtctttagAAACACTTCGCCTGATTCCACCACTTTTGTCTGGTCGTAAGATAGTAACCGAATCCTATGATTTTGTTAATAAGAATGGTGTCCGAGTGCGCGTGGAACCTGGTGATGCTGTCATTGTTCCTGTCTATTCTTTCCACCATGATCCACAATACTATGATGAGCCTGAAGAATTCAAGCCCGAGCGTTTTCTAGAGATCAATGGAGGTGTCCGAAAGTACAGAGATCAAGGGGTCTTCTTTGGCTTCGGTGACGGGCCAAGAATTTGCCCAGGTAAGGCATATGCAATGCTATTCTCCATTTTATTACTGATTTGAATCTTTATTTGGCTTTGACTTAATAGGTATGCGTTTTGCTCTAACACAAATGAAGGCAGCTTTGGTCGAAATTTTACAGAATTTCAACATAAAGATCAATCCAAAGACCCGCAAGGATAATGTTTTAGAAGATACTTACTTCATGGCATCATTAAAAAATGGCATATGGTTAAATTTCGAAGCAATACAATAACTACAATATTAAGAATTGAATATGTACATAAGCTTCGCAATCAAAATCCATTTGTGATGACACAATCAATTTAGACGTTTCTTATCTTTTTCTTATTACTGTGTATACTACAAATTTTTGCTTATATGGTTAACGCATTAgataaatattttgtgtttAGTCACGACTCAGGGCCAGTTGAACCAAAGGCAATACCTtaatcgaagataaattacgctctcattgagagtacgaacgttcgggtttttcccgaagttctctgtcccatctatgtgttctatggttagtggtcaTAACATAAGTATGTAACTAACTTATCAATTGCAAACTCCTTCAAAATATTTCACTTTCACAGTATCTTGTATTTTTGATACAAGTCTTCGCCACAATGAATAAAATCGTAAAATTGCAATCATCGGGTGGTCAGATTTTCGAAACGAACATTGCCACTGTGAAGTGTTCGGGGACTATTACGAAATTTTTAGAGGATAATAGTTCTGCTGACATAGTTCCTTTGACCGATGTGAACTCTGAGATATTGCAAATGATTCTCGTTTGAGCGAAACATCACATTGATGAGCCAGAGATCCAGAATGATATAAGTCCATGGGATAGGCAATTTCTGCAAGTGGATCTGAGTGTATTCCTCGAAATTCTTATGGCTGCTTACGCTTTGGACATAAAGGATCTAGTGCTTGCAGGCTGTCGCACTTTGGCCGAACTGATTAAAGATAAAACTCCCGATCAACTACGGGCCGCTTTTCGTATACCAGATGTTATCCCCACTGGCGGCTAGAAGAATATGTAGGAGAGAGTAAAGCAAATACAGAATAAAGAGCAtctaaaaatacataattaaaCTGAGTTCTGCTTTTGCGTCAATACCCTACATTTATAGGGTATGTACAAGAAAAGTTTCCTGTCAACGACTGGGTTAGCATAAATTTCGATTGTATTTGCTACTCGCTCTTGCCATTTTCTTCAATTATTTGGCAAATTCGTGGTCAGGCtggaaaatttatttgaaGTACAAGTAGTGCATTCGCATTGGTTTTCCACTTCAATTAACCTGAATACTCATCAACAGAGGAAGCCTTTGACACATTTCATGTTTATTTCCAGATAATATAGCAAGTT is drawn from Drosophila willistoni isolate 14030-0811.24 chromosome 2R unlocalized genomic scaffold, UCI_dwil_1.1 Seg167, whole genome shotgun sequence and contains these coding sequences:
- the LOC6638142 gene encoding probable cytochrome P450 28d1; its protein translation is MNRNLTIISGSSHPNFADLVAEQLGFTPHHVLRGKFANGEIRFELLESVRGSDVYVIQTSCSPINDMLMELLIMVQTCRYASANRITAVIPFFPYSRQDKMFSWQQPITAKLVANMLSVAGANHIVTMDLHAAQLQGFFDIPCDNLASIVTLIPWIHRYIPDWQNGVVVAPDNGAVKIATKLRDSLNLPMALIHKQRRHKNARYELVLVGDVHGKVTIVVDDMIDTSNTLCFAAERLKEAGSSKIYAIVTHGIFSGDSIQKLNDSDYELVICTNTIPQAAEVSQKVDKILANNPFALTGNAWKKKRAEITPGLTAKRVGAIYPVTQSVCRQFVDYIKGQQLMASSEGLNAKDLCLCYTTEVVADCVLGISAKSFTDNPTPLVDMIKRVFEQSFGLKFFTMIANIWPPIRKFFTVGLFAKDVEEFFFDLMQKCIYLRRQDPKLQDRTDFLNYMLLHLQDKKGLNTPELISHTVSILTDGFGTTALVLAHTLLLLARYPEEQRKLREELGNSNVTFEKLSELPFLDACINETLRLIPPLLSGRKIVTESYDFVNKNGVRVRVEPGDAVIVPVYSFHHDPQYYDEPEEFKPERFLEINGGVRKYRDQGVFFGFGDGPRICPGMRFALTQMKAALVEILQNFNIKINPKTRKDNVLEDTYFMASLKNGIWLNFEAIQ